A single region of the Gemmata palustris genome encodes:
- a CDS encoding protein kinase domain-containing protein has translation MSDTGDRPPTENAPGPAPLEIPQPEARSRFAPGDPLPNLEMWVLERWLGGGGFGEVWLARHERKGTAAVKFCTDPTARHQLVTHERTVVARVMKHGDHPNIVPLLECNLSGDIPWLMYEFVEGGTLAEAVAEWSTLPPPRRLGRTVRVLHVIAGALAKFHQLAPPLVHRDLKPQNVLMSRGVPRITDFGIGGVAAEAAQSERPDANTSILARVPTMLRAMGSSRYAPQEQLFGSPPNPRDDVFAIGVLAYQMMLSDLTAIPGPDAAAELRALKIPVELASLIVRSVAFDPERRPKDAVEWEAKLAAVLQKKTVARRAPTQPPDVSRDTPTEELDILSESGSSSGTSGSVVTQMLDVPARGRWYSRPADKSAVEWQIVATTPAEVRIAPGELYRFSIKSTATEKDVAALAVLGGLRALYYLNLSYCAGVTDSGLTRLKDFTHLRQLFLRACPNITDAGLVHLHGLAQLRTLELTDCPKLTTVAIDAVQKALPKCKIQR, from the coding sequence ATGAGCGACACCGGCGACCGGCCCCCGACCGAAAACGCACCCGGACCCGCGCCCCTCGAAATCCCCCAACCGGAGGCGCGCTCCCGGTTCGCGCCCGGCGACCCGCTCCCCAATCTGGAAATGTGGGTACTCGAGCGGTGGCTCGGGGGCGGCGGGTTCGGCGAGGTCTGGCTCGCCCGGCACGAGCGCAAGGGCACGGCCGCCGTTAAGTTCTGCACCGACCCGACCGCCCGGCACCAACTCGTCACCCACGAACGGACCGTCGTCGCCCGCGTGATGAAACACGGCGACCACCCGAACATCGTCCCGCTACTGGAGTGCAACCTCAGCGGCGACATTCCGTGGCTCATGTACGAGTTCGTTGAGGGCGGTACGCTCGCCGAAGCGGTCGCGGAATGGAGCACGTTACCGCCCCCGCGCCGGCTCGGCCGGACCGTGCGCGTGCTGCACGTCATCGCCGGCGCGCTGGCCAAGTTCCACCAACTCGCCCCGCCGCTCGTCCACCGCGACCTGAAGCCGCAGAACGTGCTGATGTCGCGCGGCGTCCCGCGGATTACCGACTTCGGGATCGGCGGCGTGGCCGCGGAAGCGGCCCAATCCGAGCGCCCGGACGCCAACACCAGCATCCTGGCCCGCGTGCCGACGATGCTCCGGGCGATGGGGAGTTCGCGGTACGCCCCCCAGGAGCAACTCTTCGGGAGCCCGCCGAACCCGCGCGACGACGTGTTCGCGATCGGCGTACTCGCCTACCAGATGATGCTCAGCGACCTGACGGCCATTCCCGGTCCCGACGCGGCGGCCGAACTGCGCGCGCTGAAGATCCCCGTGGAACTGGCGTCGCTCATCGTGCGGAGCGTCGCCTTCGACCCGGAACGGCGCCCCAAGGACGCGGTCGAGTGGGAAGCCAAACTCGCGGCCGTGTTGCAGAAGAAAACGGTCGCGCGGCGCGCGCCCACCCAGCCCCCGGACGTGTCGCGCGACACCCCGACCGAGGAACTCGACATCCTCAGCGAATCGGGGAGCTCGAGTGGGACGAGCGGGTCCGTGGTGACGCAAATGCTCGACGTCCCCGCGCGGGGGCGCTGGTACTCGCGCCCGGCCGATAAATCCGCGGTCGAATGGCAGATCGTCGCAACCACGCCCGCCGAAGTGCGGATCGCGCCCGGCGAACTGTACCGGTTCTCGATCAAGTCCACCGCGACCGAAAAGGACGTGGCCGCGCTCGCGGTTCTGGGCGGGCTGCGCGCGCTCTATTATCTGAACCTCTCGTACTGTGCCGGGGTCACCGATAGCGGTTTGACGCGCCTCAAGGACTTCACGCACTTGCGGCAACTGTTCCTGCGGGCGTGCCCCAACATCACCGACGCCGGGTTGGTTCACCTCCACGGCCTCGCCCAGCTCCGCACGCTCGAACTGACCGACTGCCCGAAACTCACGACCGTCGCAATCGACGCCGTTCAAAAAGCACTTCCGAAGTGCAAGATCCAGCGCTGA
- a CDS encoding tetratricopeptide repeat protein: MSARLALLAALLSTATASARPPAPPYSALKAAAAIGRADRLCDESRFNKAIEECDTAVRLDPHNAKAFRFRGWALVQKGDWLRALPDCDRAIQLDPTAAPPHYTRARAWAELGKLDNALRDVDEALRLAPKDAVALQFKGAIHGRKGEVDTALEYLSAAIKTEPRYAPSYSARGALWCMKKEWRKAIADCDEAIRLNPNDSDAFSNRGGAWSELGEIDKAIQDLNEAMRLNPRHTGAAYNRGRIREQQHPDLALTDYTQALALNPNQPAVLLKRVSLWWAKKDWKNVISDLDAVLRLTSGQNNRYRMPGDLIAAPEGFVAGQVPPEAELYRTRGQARLEAGDLKGAKTDLETAVQLDPMDTTTLAARALVHLRLGDPDSALTDYNKILLINPKEARAFVGRASVMVQKQQWDKVLSECDEAIKLDPKNAEAFALRAPQWILRGDIDRALKDLDEGVKLDPKNVSILSNRGCVLLNLGRWEQALADLDAALALNPSEGTALHNRIVIRAACPDAKFRDVNRAYADAKQLCDMTAWKSGTPLDLLACVYAESGQFTDAVKLQKRALEDPNFATASGNPARDRLKLYEQKLPFRLPEKWNPPVTSQPR; this comes from the coding sequence ATGTCGGCCCGGCTCGCTCTTCTCGCCGCGTTGCTATCAACCGCCACCGCATCGGCCCGGCCCCCGGCCCCTCCGTACTCAGCGCTCAAAGCCGCCGCCGCCATCGGTCGGGCCGACCGATTGTGCGACGAGAGCAGGTTCAATAAAGCCATCGAAGAGTGCGACACGGCCGTTCGCCTCGACCCACACAACGCAAAAGCGTTCCGCTTCCGCGGTTGGGCGCTCGTTCAGAAGGGCGACTGGCTCCGCGCCCTCCCCGATTGCGATCGGGCCATTCAACTCGACCCAACGGCCGCCCCGCCCCACTACACCCGTGCCCGAGCATGGGCCGAACTCGGGAAACTCGACAACGCTCTGAGGGACGTGGACGAAGCCCTTCGGTTGGCCCCTAAAGACGCCGTTGCACTCCAATTCAAGGGCGCCATTCACGGACGAAAGGGCGAAGTCGATACTGCACTCGAGTACCTGAGTGCGGCGATCAAAACCGAGCCGCGGTACGCGCCGAGCTACTCCGCGCGCGGCGCGCTCTGGTGTATGAAAAAGGAGTGGCGCAAAGCTATCGCGGACTGTGACGAGGCCATTCGCCTGAACCCGAACGACTCCGATGCCTTCTCGAACCGCGGCGGCGCCTGGAGCGAACTGGGCGAAATAGACAAGGCGATTCAGGATCTCAACGAAGCGATGCGCCTCAACCCGCGCCACACGGGAGCGGCCTATAACCGCGGACGCATTCGGGAGCAGCAGCACCCGGATCTGGCGCTCACGGACTACACCCAAGCACTCGCGCTCAACCCGAACCAGCCGGCGGTGCTGTTAAAGCGCGTCTCGCTCTGGTGGGCCAAAAAGGACTGGAAAAACGTCATCAGCGATCTCGACGCGGTGCTCCGGCTCACCTCCGGTCAAAACAACCGCTACCGGATGCCCGGGGACCTAATTGCCGCTCCAGAGGGCTTCGTTGCGGGCCAGGTTCCCCCCGAAGCCGAACTGTACCGGACGCGCGGGCAAGCGCGATTGGAAGCCGGTGATTTGAAGGGCGCGAAGACCGATCTCGAAACGGCCGTCCAACTCGACCCAATGGACACCACAACGCTGGCCGCACGGGCGCTCGTTCACCTCCGGCTCGGCGACCCGGATTCCGCACTCACGGATTACAACAAAATCCTGCTCATCAACCCGAAAGAGGCCCGCGCGTTCGTCGGGCGGGCCTCGGTGATGGTTCAAAAACAGCAGTGGGACAAAGTTCTGTCGGAGTGCGACGAGGCCATCAAACTCGACCCGAAAAATGCCGAGGCGTTCGCGCTGCGTGCGCCGCAGTGGATACTTCGAGGCGACATCGATCGCGCGCTCAAGGATCTCGACGAGGGCGTCAAACTCGATCCGAAAAACGTCTCCATCCTGTCGAACCGCGGGTGCGTGCTGCTCAACTTGGGGCGCTGGGAGCAGGCGCTCGCGGATCTCGACGCGGCCCTCGCGCTCAACCCGAGCGAGGGCACCGCCTTACACAACCGAATCGTCATTCGGGCGGCGTGCCCCGACGCCAAGTTCCGCGACGTGAACCGAGCGTATGCCGATGCGAAGCAATTGTGCGACATGACCGCGTGGAAGTCGGGAACCCCGCTGGACCTCCTGGCCTGCGTCTATGCCGAGTCCGGTCAGTTCACCGACGCGGTAAAGCTCCAAAAACGTGCCCTGGAAGACCCGAACTTTGCCACCGCGAGCGGGAACCCGGCTCGCGACCGGTTGAAGCTCTACGAGCAGAAGTTGCCGTTCCGCTTGCCCGAAAAGTGGAACCCGCCCGTCACTTCTCAACCCCGCTGA
- a CDS encoding PAS domain-containing hybrid sensor histidine kinase/response regulator, which translates to MTFSPPKKPFPLFPIALVVAAASGAAVCVTAAPPPVAGPLVGALVLAAAALGWWANRPAPPARAVVNVGPHDSLPESETRLRLLESAVVHAHDAVAIVEARPDKGPGRSVMYVNEAFCRLTGYSRADVIGRSLYMLRGAGSDPDTLARLSSAMNAGTPLRVELRNYRKDGTPFWVDLSAVPVPDPDGNLSHWVMIQRDIDRRKSAERRARQTGQLLRAIIDAFPGPISAKDRDSRYLVMNQFQAELLGVTPEDAVGRTAAELVDAAYGAMTVERDREVMSTCRPIQYEARYPAPIGDARPWLTSKAPLWMPDGIDSEPAGARGVVTVALDISALKTAEDALRRSEERYRQLFRAVPHPVFVYDTQTLRILAVNEAAIRKYGYTRDEFLALTVPDIRLADDVNYAFSSATDSGLPDGPPALRRHRTRSGALINVEVSSFALSLEGRGVKLALVNDVTERYKAEEELRRSEELFRGIFESTSAGVSLTNAEGLFVSCNPAFAAMLGRTVPEVLKLTPASITHPDDLAEQQILMDEVRTGVRDRFSYSKRYLRPDGHIVWVELSFSAVRDAAGGYEYGLGVSVNVTERRLLEDQLRQAQKMEAIGQMAGGVAHDFNNLLTAVLGNLSLVRLPDHDPNRSLLGAVEQAAARAADLTRKLLGYARRNQLVFAPVEPREALGEVLALLRHTVDPRIHLALEVDPDCPAVHADPTLLVQAIMNLGLNARDAMPDGGALTFTAEPVNLHDADSCPAGWDDVRPGRYVRLAVSDTGTGMTPEVQARLFEPFFTTKGIGKGTGLGLPMVHGIVKQHHGWIEVHSNPGAGTRIELNLPMSEMMATPSRAHARTPLPIPIPAPFPMLTPSAPARTPIAPAPATILLVDDEQMIRDLGTAVLTRAGYRIITAEDGQEAVEVFERECADIALVILDVTMPRMSGSDASRHMIRIDPGVRILFSTGYSADDLAELDGSQGLLSKPYRPQELVAAVRAALTITPQPVG; encoded by the coding sequence GTGACATTCTCACCGCCCAAAAAACCATTCCCGTTGTTCCCGATCGCCCTCGTGGTGGCCGCGGCGAGCGGGGCCGCGGTGTGCGTGACCGCAGCGCCCCCACCGGTCGCCGGGCCGCTCGTCGGGGCGCTCGTGCTGGCGGCCGCCGCTCTGGGGTGGTGGGCCAACCGCCCCGCCCCGCCCGCGCGCGCCGTGGTGAACGTCGGGCCGCACGATTCGCTCCCCGAGTCCGAAACGCGCCTCCGGCTCCTCGAGTCGGCCGTGGTCCACGCGCACGACGCGGTGGCCATCGTCGAGGCTCGCCCGGATAAGGGACCGGGCCGGTCCGTGATGTACGTGAACGAGGCGTTCTGCCGGCTCACCGGGTACTCGCGCGCCGACGTGATCGGGCGCTCGCTGTACATGCTCCGCGGCGCCGGGTCCGACCCCGACACGCTCGCGCGCCTCAGTTCCGCGATGAACGCGGGCACGCCGCTGCGCGTGGAGCTGCGCAACTACCGCAAGGACGGCACGCCCTTCTGGGTGGACCTGAGCGCGGTCCCGGTCCCGGACCCGGACGGCAACTTGTCCCACTGGGTGATGATCCAGCGCGACATCGACCGGCGGAAGTCGGCCGAGCGCCGGGCGCGCCAAACCGGCCAGCTGCTCCGCGCCATCATTGATGCGTTCCCCGGGCCGATCAGCGCCAAGGACCGGGACAGCCGGTACCTGGTGATGAACCAGTTCCAGGCCGAGCTCCTGGGCGTGACGCCCGAGGACGCCGTGGGCCGGACCGCGGCCGAACTGGTCGACGCGGCCTACGGCGCGATGACGGTGGAGCGGGACCGCGAGGTGATGTCCACGTGCCGCCCGATCCAGTACGAGGCGCGCTACCCGGCCCCGATCGGCGACGCGCGCCCGTGGCTGACGAGCAAGGCCCCGCTGTGGATGCCCGACGGGATCGACAGCGAGCCGGCCGGCGCCCGCGGCGTGGTCACCGTGGCGCTGGACATCTCCGCGCTCAAGACCGCCGAGGACGCGCTGCGCCGGAGCGAGGAGCGGTACCGGCAACTGTTCCGGGCGGTGCCGCACCCGGTGTTCGTTTACGACACCCAGACCCTCCGCATCCTCGCGGTCAACGAGGCCGCGATCCGCAAGTACGGGTACACCCGCGACGAGTTCCTGGCCCTCACGGTGCCCGACATTCGCCTCGCGGACGACGTGAACTACGCCTTCTCGTCGGCCACCGACAGCGGGCTGCCCGACGGCCCGCCCGCGCTCCGGCGCCACCGGACCCGCAGCGGCGCGCTCATCAACGTCGAGGTGTCGTCGTTCGCCCTGAGCCTGGAGGGGCGCGGGGTCAAGTTGGCCCTTGTTAACGACGTGACCGAGCGCTACAAGGCGGAAGAGGAACTGCGCCGCAGCGAAGAACTGTTCCGCGGGATCTTCGAGAGCACCTCCGCGGGCGTCTCGCTCACCAACGCCGAGGGCCTGTTCGTCTCGTGCAACCCGGCGTTCGCCGCCATGCTCGGGCGCACCGTCCCCGAGGTACTGAAGCTCACGCCCGCGAGCATCACGCACCCGGACGACCTGGCCGAACAACAGATCCTGATGGACGAGGTGCGCACCGGGGTCCGCGACCGGTTCAGTTACTCCAAGCGGTACCTCCGGCCCGACGGGCACATCGTCTGGGTCGAGCTCTCGTTCTCCGCGGTGCGCGACGCCGCGGGCGGGTACGAGTACGGCCTGGGCGTCTCGGTCAACGTCACCGAGCGCCGGCTCCTGGAGGACCAACTGCGCCAGGCCCAGAAGATGGAGGCCATCGGCCAGATGGCCGGGGGCGTGGCCCACGACTTCAACAACCTGCTCACGGCCGTGCTCGGGAACCTGTCCCTGGTGCGCCTGCCGGACCACGACCCGAACCGCTCCCTCCTGGGGGCCGTGGAACAGGCCGCGGCGCGCGCGGCCGACCTGACCCGCAAGCTCCTGGGCTACGCCCGCCGCAACCAGCTCGTGTTCGCCCCGGTCGAACCGCGCGAGGCGCTCGGCGAGGTGCTGGCGCTCCTCCGGCACACGGTGGACCCGCGCATTCACCTGGCACTCGAGGTCGACCCCGACTGCCCCGCGGTTCACGCCGACCCGACGCTACTCGTTCAGGCCATCATGAACCTGGGGCTGAACGCCCGCGACGCGATGCCCGACGGCGGGGCGCTCACGTTCACCGCCGAACCGGTTAACCTCCACGACGCCGACTCGTGCCCGGCCGGGTGGGACGACGTGCGCCCGGGCCGGTACGTCCGGCTCGCGGTTTCCGACACCGGCACCGGGATGACGCCCGAGGTGCAGGCCCGGCTGTTTGAACCGTTCTTCACGACCAAGGGGATCGGCAAGGGAACGGGCCTGGGCCTCCCGATGGTCCACGGCATCGTGAAGCAGCACCACGGGTGGATCGAGGTCCACTCCAACCCCGGCGCCGGAACCCGGATCGAACTGAACCTGCCGATGTCCGAAATGATGGCCACTCCGTCGCGCGCCCACGCGCGCACCCCGCTCCCGATTCCGATCCCGGCGCCGTTCCCAATGCTCACCCCGAGCGCGCCGGCGCGAACACCGATCGCGCCCGCCCCGGCGACCATCCTGTTGGTGGACGACGAGCAGATGATCCGCGACCTCGGCACCGCGGTCCTCACCCGCGCCGGGTACCGGATCATCACCGCCGAAGACGGTCAGGAAGCGGTCGAAGTGTTCGAGCGCGAGTGCGCGGACATCGCGCTCGTGATTCTGGACGTGACCATGCCGCGCATGTCGGGCAGCGACGCCTCGCGCCACATGATCCGCATCGACCCGGGCGTGCGCATCCTGTTCTCGACCGGGTACTCGGCCGACGATTTGGCCGAACTCGACGGGTCGCAGGGCCTGTTGAGCAAACCCTACCGGCCCCAGGAACTGGTCGCCGCCGTGCGCGCGGCACTCACGATCACGCCCCAACCCGTCGGTTAG
- a CDS encoding glycosyltransferase family 2 protein — protein sequence MRNPGTRAPDPIPLHSALRAPRSALSILIPSHSRPDLLRLCLTSVSRYAPAGAEVIVVDDGSRDAIVSRAAAEFAGIKVVRRARAGGFCVAANAGIAAASAPVVELLNDDAEVTEGWADSALAWFADARVAAVAPLVLQNDPHRRACGLPPLIDTAGDEYDFGGFAAKRGHGSVWATGRCEPAGEGAEPHVGPGSHRPAHTGRSPEYVFGASACAAFYRREAVLAAGGFPEHFGAYFEDVDLSFRLRRLGFEIVYDPAAVVWHRVSGSYGRKPSRRTLERQSCNEERVFWRNVRGRRLVKCLPRHAAVLAGKALRRWQEGALLPWLLGRCRAVMG from the coding sequence ATGCGGAACCCAGGCACGCGAGCCCCCGACCCGATTCCTCTTCATTCCGCGCTCCGCGCTCCGCGCTCCGCGCTCTCGATCCTCATCCCCTCGCACTCGCGCCCCGATTTACTCCGGCTATGTCTCACGAGTGTGTCACGGTACGCTCCCGCGGGGGCGGAAGTGATCGTCGTGGACGACGGTTCGCGCGACGCGATTGTCTCTCGCGCGGCCGCCGAGTTTGCAGGAATCAAAGTGGTGCGCCGGGCGCGGGCGGGCGGGTTCTGCGTCGCGGCGAACGCGGGCATCGCGGCGGCCTCGGCTCCGGTCGTGGAACTGCTCAATGACGACGCGGAAGTCACCGAAGGGTGGGCCGATTCCGCACTCGCGTGGTTCGCGGACGCGCGTGTGGCCGCGGTCGCGCCGCTCGTGCTCCAGAACGACCCGCACCGCAGGGCCTGCGGGCTCCCGCCGCTCATCGACACCGCCGGCGACGAGTACGATTTCGGCGGGTTCGCCGCCAAGCGGGGGCACGGCTCGGTTTGGGCGACCGGTCGGTGTGAGCCGGCCGGTGAGGGTGCAGAACCACACGTCGGTCCGGGCTCTCACCGGCCGGCTCACACCGGCCGGTCGCCCGAGTACGTTTTTGGTGCCAGTGCGTGTGCCGCGTTCTACCGGCGCGAGGCGGTGCTCGCCGCGGGCGGGTTCCCCGAACACTTCGGCGCGTACTTCGAGGACGTGGACCTGTCGTTCCGGCTCCGGCGGCTCGGCTTCGAGATCGTGTACGACCCGGCCGCGGTGGTGTGGCACCGGGTGTCGGGCAGTTACGGCCGAAAGCCGTCGCGCCGAACGCTGGAGCGCCAATCGTGTAACGAGGAGCGGGTGTTCTGGCGGAACGTGCGCGGGCGCCGACTGGTGAAATGCCTCCCGCGCCACGCCGCGGTGCTGGCCGGCAAAGCGCTCCGCCGGTGGCAGGAAGGCGCACTATTGCCGTGGTTGTTGGGGCGCTGCCGGGCCGTGATGGGGTGA